In Malus sylvestris chromosome 15, drMalSylv7.2, whole genome shotgun sequence, a single genomic region encodes these proteins:
- the LOC126606015 gene encoding zinc finger CCCH domain-containing protein 39-like — MNFSDHSQFMPPQTPYNGGGSDVVNCWPPAFSMNNDDQHSQVEQQPFKRARNSEERQSNPMPYPPMNYRVQQPSAPVNKGASNIFYKTRLCVNFKSGMCRNGENCNYAHGIEDIRHPPPNWQELVSVRDEDRPLSGNWDDDQKIIHRMKLCKKFYNGEECPYGDRCNFLHEDPSKFRDDSGRFRENTAISIGTTGAPVAHGSGSNPPEENRLVNTGMDASRGNVKPVYWKTKLCNKWETTGKCPFGEKCHFAHGLTELQVPGGRTVEAEFLNTPPFSIPQVVAAVNSSATVIAALPPLNEEGGQRKKGMLKWKGSKKINRIYADWLDDVPLVHQHNLVES; from the exons ATGAATTTTTCTGATCACTCACAATTTATGCCACCGCAAACGCCTTACAATGGCGGTGGCAGTGACGTGGTTAATTGCTGGCCGCCTGCGTTTTCAATGAACAATGATGACCAGCATTCTCAGGTTGAGCAGCAACCTTTTAAAAGGGCTAGGAATTCTGAAGAACGCCAATCGAATCCGATGCCATACCCGCCCATGAACTATAGGGTTCAGCAGCCGAGTGCCCCGGTTAACAAGGGAGCAAGCAACATTTTCTATAAGACCCGTTTGTGTGTAAATTTTAAATCCGGTATGTGTAGGAATGGTGAGAATTGTAACTATGCACATGGCATTGAAGATATCCGCCATCCCCCGCCCAATTGGCAAGAACTTGTTTCCGTACGCGATGAGGATCGGCCATTGTCTGGTAATTGGGATGATGATCAGAAAATAATCCACAGGATGAAGCTGTGCAAGAAGTTTTATAATGGTGAGGAGTGTCCTTATGGAGATAGGTGTAACTTTCTTCATGAAGATCCATCAAAGTTTAGGGATGATTCGGGTAGGTTTAGGGAGAACACAGCAATAAGCATTGGAACTACAGGAGCACCAGTGGCTCATGGGAGTGGCTCTAATCCTCCTGAGGAAAATAGGCTTGTAAACACGGGTATGGATGCTTCCCGGGGAAATGTGAAGCCAGTGTATTGGAAGACAAAGTTATGTAATAAGTGGGAGACAACGGGTAAATGCCCCTTCGGCGAGAAATGTCACTTTGCTCACGGGCTAACAG AGTTGCAAGTGCCCGGTGGACGTACTGTTGAGGCAGAATTTCTGAATACCCCTCCCTTTTCAATACCCCAAGTTGTTGCTGCTGTCAACTCATCCGCAACTGTAATAGCAGCACTTCCTCCTTTAAATGAAGAAGGGGGGCAGAGGAAGAAGGGCATGCTAAAATGGAAAGGGTCTAAGAAGATCAATCGCATATACGCTGACTGGCTTGATGATGTTCCGCTGGTGCACCAGCACAACTTAGTCGAGAGCTAA
- the LOC126602522 gene encoding nudix hydrolase 19, chloroplastic-like produces the protein MVRLYLLSSSTHLLSFCRKYTLHTLTIRALSSTSTAATMSISLQSHAFAGNPLLSKTPNPSDPFSPSQALETLKTQLLEGAQLPSSLGFKVLPFRKGRPLASSSGGAGDSAPNWHLGWISLSECKGFLANCGVQLSGESLVYLGSRPEDDVVYWAIDVSAESKLVTELGSKQLCFVELRTLMVATDWADARAMGELAIAGHARALLEWHSISQFCGHCGEKTVPKEAGRRKQCSSEQCRKRVYPRVDPVVIMLVIDRENDRALLSRQFRFVPRMWSCLAGFIEPGESLEEAVRRETWEETGIEVGEVVYHSSQPWPVGPSSMPCQLMVGFFAYAKSLEINVDKEELEDAQWHSREDVKRALTFAEYKKAQRTAASRVEQMCKGVEKEQSLSADFNVESGELASMFIPGPFAIAHHLISSWAYQDATDGAAALKQSSGSTSNL, from the exons ATGGTCAGGCTCTATCTCCTCTCTTCTTCCACTCACCTCCTTTCTTTCTGTAGAAAATACACTCTCCACACCCTGACCATACGAGCTCTTTCTTCCACCTCCACCGCCGCCACCATGTCCATAAGCCTCCAGTCCCACGCCTTCGCTGGCAATCCTCTGCTATCCAAGACCCCAAATCCCAGCGACCCGTTTTCACCATCCCAAGCCCTCGAGACCCTCAAGACCCAACTTTTGGAAGGGGCCCAATTGCCCTCTTCCCTCGGCTTCAAGGTTCTGCCCTTCAGAAAGGGCAGGCCTTTAGCCTCCTCCAGCGGTGGGGCCGGCGATTCCGCGCCAAATTGGCATCTGGGTTGGATCAGTTTGTCTGAGTGTAAAGGTTTCCTGGCCAATTGTGGGGTTCAGCTGAGTGGAGAGTCGCTGGTTTATCTGGGTTCTCGGCCCGAAGACGATGTCGTTTATTGGGCAATTGATGTTTCTGCTGAGAGTAAATTGGTTACTGAATTGGGTAGCAAGCAATTGTGTTTTGTTGAGCTGAGGACGCTTATGGTGGCTACTGATTGGGCTGATGCTCGAGCTATGGGGGAGTTGGCTATTGCTGGACAT GCCAGGGCTTTGCTAGAATGGCATAGTATATCACAGTTTTGTGGACATTGTGGAGAAAAAACAGTCCCCAAGGAAGCTGGGAGGCGGAAGCAATGTTCTAGTGAGCAGTGCAGAAAGCGGGTCTACCCTCGTGTTGATCCG GTTGTCATAATGTTAGTCATTGATAGAGAGAATGACCGTGCTCTATTAAGTAGACAGTTTCGATTTGTACCTCGAATGTGGAGCTGCTTAGCTGGTTTTATAGAG CCAGGAGAAAGCTTAGAAGAAGCAGTGAGGAGAGAAACGTGGGAGGAGACCGGAATTGAAGTAGGAGAAGTTGTCTATCATAGCTCTCAGCCATGGCCTG TTGGACCAAGTAGCATGCCGTGCCAGTTGATGGTTGGGTTTTTTGCATATGCAAAGTCACTTGAAATAAATGTGGACAAGGAAGAGTTGGAAG ATGCTCAGTGGCACAGTAGAGAAGATGTAAAGAGAGCTTTGACATTTGCTGAGTACAAGAAGGCACAGAGAACGGCGGCATCAAGGGTAGAGCAGATGTGCAAAGGAGTAGAGAAAGAGCAGAGCTTGTCTGCCGACTTCAATGTTGAAAGTGGCGAACTCGCCTCCATGTTTATACCCGGGCCATTTGCAATTGCCCATCACCTTATCTCTTCATGGGCCTATCAGGATGCAACCGATGGTGCTGCAGCTCTAAAACAATCTAGCGGTTCTACTTCGAATTTGTAG